The following coding sequences lie in one Miscanthus floridulus cultivar M001 chromosome 9, ASM1932011v1, whole genome shotgun sequence genomic window:
- the LOC136480814 gene encoding uncharacterized protein → MYGLDRVNDPRYLDEVRKFITVAKRHRERLKRIATICPCSRCKNLKAYSDPIVQSHLIMYGFVKDYTVWTLHGERVDTSGGASGVSASTPTPTAISVNQDDPVGAPGSSSSAAAPAGSDNGSRDYITVEDVIQDLADEDASGGDGQEATVSGPEDVQLVEDLVKHIDEDDVVFGSPKWLENFREMKQAAIDPLYKDGSDCPKECTALCFNLHMLMLKARHGWSDTSFNELLSYLATTYPTANKVPANTYRAKKLIRHVAMKLRKFDACPNHCILYHGKEYDNLTSCPHCGFSRYKKNAGCRVDAEDGGGLRGGPKKKKGAKKSNATKQISAQQDKEEEGYTHKKSPALSVWYLPVTDRLRAIFENPEDAKLMSWHASADRLKDDGMLRHPSDGKQWKDFDVAYPEFGKEPRHDEPQRDQPAQTSWGEKVYQMVKDMDQVEFGKKKKVPEEGATK, encoded by the coding sequence ATGTACGGGTtggatagagtgaatgatccacgGTACCTGGATGAAGTGAGGAAGTTTATTACTGTTGCAAAAAGGCACCGTGAGAGATTGAAGCGGATTGCAACCATATGTCCGTGTTCTCGCTGCAAGAACTTGAAAGCCTACTCAGATCCAATTGTGCAATCTCATTTGATTATGTATGGTTTCGTGAAGGATTACACGGTCTGGACTCTTCATGGTGAAAGAGTAGAtacgagtggcggtgcatctggagtgagcgcatcgacgccgacgccgacggctATATCGGTGAATCAGGACGATCCTGTAGGAGCACCCGgatcatcatcttcagcagctgcgccagccggcAGCGACAATGGTtctcgtgattacatcacggttgAGGATGTAATCCAAGACTTGGCCGACGAAGACGCTAGCGGTGGTGATGGTCAGGAGGCAACTGTGAGTGggcccgaggatgtgcagcttgttgaggATTTAGTCAAACAcatcgatgaagacgacgttgtgtttgGTAGTccgaagtggttggagaattttagAGAAATGAAGCAGGCGGCaattgatcctctctataaggatgggagcgattgtccgaaggagtgcacggctctctgttttaacctccatatgttgatgttgaaggctcggcatggttggtctgacactagcttcaatgagctaTTAAGTTACCTTGctaccacgtacccaacggctaacaaggtgcccgccaatacttatcgggcgaAGAAGCTAATCCGGcatgtggcgatgaagcttagaaagtttgatgcatgccctaaccactgcatcctataTCATGGCAAGGAGTATGATAATTTGACtagttgtccgcactgcggctttagtcggtacaagaaaaatgctggttgtcgcgtggatgcggAAGACgggggaggcttgcggggtggtccgaagaagaagaagggggccaagAAGAGCAATGCGACCAAgcagatctcggctcagcaggacaaggaagaagagggttacacgcacaagAAAAGTCCAGCACtttcggtgtggtacctgcccgtgaccgatcgcctgcgtgcaatattcgagAACCCGGaggatgccaagctcatgtcctggcatgcatcagctgaccgcctgaaagACGATGGCATGCtgcggcacccatccgatggcaagcagtggaaggatttcgacgtgGCCTACccagagtttggcaaggagccaaGGCAT